The genome window TAGCAACTGCTTCCGCAATATCATGAGTAACTAAAACTACTGTTTTCTCTTTATTCCGCAATATTTGAGCTACTTCATTTTCCAAAGTCAGTTTAGTATGATAATCAAGAGCAGAAAAAGGTTCATCTAAAAGAAGAATCTCCGGTTCAAAAATCAAAGTCCGAGCTAATGCCACCCGTTGGCGCATACCACCTGATAATTGATCAGGATAATAATCTTCAAAACCACTTAATCCGTAGTCCGCCAATAACTGACGGGCTTTTTGTTTGCTTTCTGCAGTTAACTTCTCTTTAATTTCGAGCCCTAATAAAATATTATTAAGAATTGTACGCCATGGAAAGAGATAATCTTCCTGCAACATATATCCTACTTTTTCATTGATTCCCTCAACTTTTTTGCCATCAACAATTACTTGCCCGCTAGTAGGTGATAATAATCCTGCCAAAAGAGAAAGAGCTGTTGTCTTACCACAACCACTAGGACCAACTAAACTGACAAATTCATTCTCTTCAATAACAAAAGAAAGATCTTTTAAAGCTTCAGTTTCGTCAACTAAAGTATGATACTTCATCCCCACCTCCCTAAAATCTATTTTATTCATTTTAAATTCCTCCTTACTCAATGCTTTTAACAGATTCTTCAGCAAACTTAGCGTTTACTATTGTTTCATAATCTACTTTCCTTTCCAGCTCACCAGCCTCTATAATTATATCTTGCCAATGATCCAATTCTGCTTCTTCTAAAATAGGATTATGTGCCCATGTATTCTGAGCTTTATATCTTTTAATCACCTTAATTAAAATATCATCCTCTAACTCTGAAAATGATGGCCTAATTACCTCTGCTATCTCTTCAGCTGAATGATTATACGTCCACTTTTGAGCCCGATAAATAGCATTAGTAAACTTTTGAATCACTTTTGGATTATTAATAATATAATCTTCACGTGCCATATAAGCAGTATAAGGAACTTCTCCTCCTAACTCACCAAAAGATGCTACTACATGACCTGCTCTCATCTTTTCTAATTTTGATGCTTTAGGTTCAAAAAGCTGTACAAAATCTCCTAAACCATTCTTGAAAGCAGGAGCATTAGCAGAAAAATCTAAGCTAGTGTTAATTTGAACATCTTCAAAAGGTTCAACTCCATTATGGCGCAGTACATACTCCATTACCATTTCAGGAGCACCACCGGGGCGATTTCCAATAATCTTTTTACCCTTTAGATCTTTTAATGTAAAATTCGGCATCGGATTTCTAGCTAAAAGAAATGAACCAGCCTTCTGTGTTAACTGGGCAAAGTTCACAGGATAATTTTCTGCTCCCTGCTGATAAATGTAAATGGATGGTTCGGGGCCAATCAAAGCAATATCCGCATGATCTGACATAATAGCAGTAGCTGCTTTATCTCCCCCCCAGGCTGTAGATAATTCAATCTTTAATCCTTCTTGTTTAAAAAAACCTTTATGCAGTGCTACATATTGGGGAGTATAAAAAATAGAATGAACAACTTCATTAAGTCTAACTTTTCTTTTCGCCATACACGTTAAGCTTGTTGCTGTCAATAAAAACAATATTAATCCTACAGTTAAAACTTTTTTCATTTGCTATCCTCCTTACTACTCTTTCTGAATCATTCTAATACATATATTATTCAATTATTAAATCTTTGTGAATAAAAAAAGCAAGCAGGCTAAAACCTACTTGCTTTTATCTATCTCCTATCTTATTAATTAGTTTTTTCTTTAACTTATCCATCGATTCATAATGACTCCATTGATTAAAAGACGGATGGGGAATATCCCAAATAACATCCTTATCATCAATAATTTTATTAGAATCTTGAATTAACTTTAAATAACTTGCTGCTAATTTGCCACAAGGCACTAAATATTCTACATTCTCCATTAATTCAAGACTAGAAATTAAACGCTGTTTAAAATCCGATAAAATAACCTCTTTAACCTGATTCCACTCCTGTTTCCTATGACTTTTACTTCCATAATTCACCCGCAATTTTTCAAGAATATTAACTACTTTCCCTTCTAGATTAGTTATATCATAAGCTTTAAGTCCACCCTTTTGCATCGGAGCCGAAGATACATTAAGAACACTAAATTTATTTAAGTCACCATATTCATCACTATACTTTTGAGGTTGACTTACTATTTTTCCAAAGGCCTCCATCTTGTCACTACCATAAATAAATTTCGTCATTTCCACTCCAGAACTTCCAGCTACTGGATAGCCATATTTCATTTCCTGAGTATGTGGGGACTCCAAAATAAAAAGAAAAACTGCCTTACTGTTAATTACATCACCTACTGAATACTTCTCTAAGTATTCTTTTGCTACAATAGTTATATTATCCATCCTATTACCTCCCATCTTTTAAATCCCAAATTTCAACTAATCTATCAACAATACTTTTAGCATCCGGAGGACAGCCAGAAATCGATTCTTCAGCTCGGCGAGTACATTTACCGATACCAACTCCTTCAACCTCCTTACTTTCGAATCCTTGCCCAATATAGACAGATTCTTTAGATACCAAACCATACTTATCATCAATTCTCTTTAGAGCATGAATCAAGCTACCCAAACAAGCGGAACAGGCTTGATCTTCAATAATGTATTCTTTTATCCTATCAACTTTTCTTGATCCTTCTAAAACAAATTCTGATACTTGGGAAGAATCTGGTGATTGATTAAATTCAATTATTTCAGCTTCATTTAAGTCAGCACTACCTACTCCTAATCTTTCAGCAATCTCAATATAATCAATTTCATAGGTATCAAAGCCTAGTAATCGAGCTACATAGGCATCAATCAATACAGAATCTTTACCAGTTATGATTCGGTTCATATGTACTGGATTCCCCCCTTCTTCAAAAGTCAAATCCCCCACAATCCCATCAACTATTATTAAATCACTATTCAAAATCTGATTTAAATGAGCAATCGGTTGATGAAGACCTAATTTATGAAAACGACGCTTCTCCAAATCTGGTAGACATCCCTTTAAATTCTTCAATGCACAGGTTATTTTAGTCTGACAGTGGGCCTTAAGTACAGGCAGATTAATTAAATAATCAACTGCCATTGGTTTTTGGCAAACCTCTATTTCAAAATTACCACTACTATACTTTTGGGTTTCATCGTCTTTTAAATCATACAGTGGAACATCATATTTTTGAGCTAAATCATTATATCCACAAACTTCAAAAGCACACGTAGTTTTAGCACCTACCCACGAACCTTCTAAAATAAGAATATCATTAATCCCCTGTTTCTGAAGATACTCAATTACTCCTGCTACTAATTCGGGATCAGTAGTAGCACCACTATCACTCTTCTTATCCAAAATTAAATTAGGCTTCAATCCTACAGTTAATTCAGAGTTTAAATTTAAATCCATCTCTTCTAATATTCTACAAACCATCTCTTTTGGCTTACAACCATATAGATTATAAATTCTATTCATCTAGTCCCCTCCCCTCAATAACTTATCAGTCCTGGTTCCAACCTTTCTCTCCTATCAAAGGCACAAATCGAACTTGTCCTAGACTCTCTCGAGCCAAGTTGCCATCTGATTTCTTTTTAAGAACTACCAATTCTTGCACACCTTCTTTGTTTCCAACTGGAATTACTAATCGACCTTCTGTCACTAACTGATCTGCTAATGATTCAGGTACCACTGGAGCACCAGCAGCAACAGTAATACCATCAAAAGGAGCATATTCATCCCAACCTTTAGTACCATCACTAACTCGCAAATTTATATTCTCATAATCTAAAGAATCAAATCTAGCCTGAGCCTTATGAGCTAATTCCTCATATCGTTCAACTGTATAAACCTCCTCTACGATTTCAGCCAAAACTGCTGCTGCATAACCTGAACCAGTACCAATCTCTAATAATTTATCCTCTGGCTTAGGTTGTAAAGCTTGAGTCATTAAAGCAACAATATAAGGCTGACTAATCGTCTGTTCTTTATCAATCGATAATGCACGATCTTGATAAGCTAAATCACATAAATCTTCAGAAACAAACTTATGTCGGGGAACAGTAAGCATACTCTCCAATGTAGCCTCATGACTAATTCCCCGAACTCGCAACTGCTTATCAACCATCTCTTCTCGTTTAATAGCTTGGTACCGTTCTTTATCTAAGTTTTCTAAATGATCATTATTATCTCGGAATAACATCTTATTCACCTCTAAATAACTAATAACAAGTAATTATACCATAATATCCTCTTTATTTTAAATCAACTACAATTATATATTACTGTAATCTTTTCTTGAATTCTTTACTATCATTTACCGGTTCTTGGCAAGTAAAATCTTCACAAATATAAGCTGTTGGTTCTCCTCTTACTTTTGTCTGGCTAGCTACAAAAGGAGCTAATTCAGATAAGTCCTCTCTTTGTTCTTCTGCATTCAAAAGAGCAATAGTAAAAGGAAGAAATTCCTTATGCAAAGCTTTAATCATATCCTGAATAGAAGATTCATCTCTGCTACCAGCAAATACAACCTCTCTACCTCTACTTTGAGCAAATAACCAAGATAATAGAAAATAAGAAGAAGCCACTGGTTTATTATTTATCTGACT of Sporohalobacter salinus contains these proteins:
- a CDS encoding ABC transporter ATP-binding protein — encoded protein: MNKIDFREVGMKYHTLVDETEALKDLSFVIEENEFVSLVGPSGCGKTTALSLLAGLLSPTSGQVIVDGKKVEGINEKVGYMLQEDYLFPWRTILNNILLGLEIKEKLTAESKQKARQLLADYGLSGFEDYYPDQLSGGMRQRVALARTLIFEPEILLLDEPFSALDYHTKLTLENEVAQILRNKEKTVVLVTHDIAEAVAMSDRVLIFTERPGRIKEEYKIDLAISGEFSTFKAREAEDFRYYFNSIWEELDVYV
- a CDS encoding DUF362 domain-containing protein; protein product: MNRIYNLYGCKPKEMVCRILEEMDLNLNSELTVGLKPNLILDKKSDSGATTDPELVAGVIEYLQKQGINDILILEGSWVGAKTTCAFEVCGYNDLAQKYDVPLYDLKDDETQKYSSGNFEIEVCQKPMAVDYLINLPVLKAHCQTKITCALKNLKGCLPDLEKRRFHKLGLHQPIAHLNQILNSDLIIVDGIVGDLTFEEGGNPVHMNRIITGKDSVLIDAYVARLLGFDTYEIDYIEIAERLGVGSADLNEAEIIEFNQSPDSSQVSEFVLEGSRKVDRIKEYIIEDQACSACLGSLIHALKRIDDKYGLVSKESVYIGQGFESKEVEGVGIGKCTRRAEESISGCPPDAKSIVDRLVEIWDLKDGR
- a CDS encoding ABC transporter substrate-binding protein gives rise to the protein MKKVLTVGLILFLLTATSLTCMAKRKVRLNEVVHSIFYTPQYVALHKGFFKQEGLKIELSTAWGGDKAATAIMSDHADIALIGPEPSIYIYQQGAENYPVNFAQLTQKAGSFLLARNPMPNFTLKDLKGKKIIGNRPGGAPEMVMEYVLRHNGVEPFEDVQINTSLDFSANAPAFKNGLGDFVQLFEPKASKLEKMRAGHVVASFGELGGEVPYTAYMAREDYIINNPKVIQKFTNAIYRAQKWTYNHSAEEIAEVIRPSFSELEDDILIKVIKRYKAQNTWAHNPILEEAELDHWQDIIIEAGELERKVDYETIVNAKFAEESVKSIE
- a CDS encoding protein-L-isoaspartate(D-aspartate) O-methyltransferase, which translates into the protein MLFRDNNDHLENLDKERYQAIKREEMVDKQLRVRGISHEATLESMLTVPRHKFVSEDLCDLAYQDRALSIDKEQTISQPYIVALMTQALQPKPEDKLLEIGTGSGYAAAVLAEIVEEVYTVERYEELAHKAQARFDSLDYENINLRVSDGTKGWDEYAPFDGITVAAGAPVVPESLADQLVTEGRLVIPVGNKEGVQELVVLKKKSDGNLARESLGQVRFVPLIGEKGWNQD